A part of Capsicum annuum cultivar UCD-10X-F1 chromosome 6, UCD10Xv1.1, whole genome shotgun sequence genomic DNA contains:
- the LOC124899567 gene encoding 30S ribosomal protein S11, chloroplastic-like: MTKAIPKIILCRNRCIGSCKGARRIPKGVIHVQASFNNTIVIVIDVRGQVVSWSFGGTSRFKGTRRGKPFAAQTAIANAIRTVVDQGMQQPEVVINGPGLERDAKL; the protein is encoded by the coding sequence ATGACAAAAGCTataccaaaaattattttatgtagGAATAGATGTATTGGATCATGTAAGGGTGCACGTAGAATACCAAAGGGAGTTATTCATGTTCAAGCAAGTTTCAATAATACCATTGTCATTGTTATAGATGTACGGGGTCAAGTAGTTTCCTGGTCCTTCGGTGGTACTTCTAGATTCAAAGGAACAAGAAGAGGAAAACCATTTGCTGCTCAAACTGCAATAGCAAATGCTATCCGTACCGTAGTTGATCAAGGTATGCAACAACCAGAAGTCGTGATAAATGGTCCTGGTCTCGAAAGAGATGCAAAATTATGA